A single region of the Chryseobacterium sp. 6424 genome encodes:
- a CDS encoding MFS transporter, which translates to MKMIQLGFIFSIIGSALVAITPAGILATPVLMAGRIFQGLSGAAIMPASLALVKAYWDGAARQRAVSLWSIGSWGGSGFCALFGGLIASNLGWRYIFWATVVVSVIGFLMVKGTPEVKANQNPAISSIWLA; encoded by the coding sequence GTGAAAATGATTCAATTAGGTTTTATTTTCAGCATCATCGGTTCGGCATTGGTCGCTATCACCCCCGCCGGCATACTGGCGACTCCTGTACTGATGGCGGGCCGCATTTTCCAGGGACTTTCTGGCGCGGCTATTATGCCTGCCAGTCTGGCGCTTGTGAAAGCCTACTGGGACGGCGCTGCGAGGCAACGCGCGGTAAGTCTATGGTCGATCGGCTCATGGGGCGGCTCCGGATTCTGCGCGCTCTTCGGTGGGCTCATCGCTTCCAATCTCGGCTGGCGCTATATTTTTTGGGCAACGGTAGTAGTTTCGGTTATTGGATTTTTAATGGTAAAAGGCACACCCGAAGTAAAGGCGAACCAAAACCCGGCTATAAGTTCGATTTGGCTGGCGTGA
- a CDS encoding MFS transporter — protein sequence MLSIIALQILLSKGSDFGWTSLLSIGLFVGFLIFGFIFYRIENGNFNAFVDFNLFKNSTYTGATISNFLLNATAGILIVSLSLVQLGAGLSSQESGLLTLGYAIAIVVFIRVGEKLLQKFGARKPMIWGCLIVGLSIILLMQTQLMTDTYKILAVIAYTLFGLGLAFYATPSTDAALSNLPEDQAGAGSGIYKMASSLGVALGVAISAAVFTALSGNDGPIEWMDGLISFAGRQDNLAVRQGALVALGLNLVMVILAIISIVMTVPKHQKTN from the coding sequence ATGCTGTCGATTATTGCGCTGCAGATTCTGCTGAGCAAAGGCAGCGATTTTGGCTGGACAAGCCTTTTGTCGATCGGACTTTTCGTGGGTTTCCTGATTTTCGGATTTATATTTTACCGGATTGAAAACGGCAATTTCAACGCTTTTGTAGATTTCAATTTATTTAAAAATTCCACCTATACCGGCGCCACGATTTCCAACTTTTTATTAAACGCCACCGCCGGAATTCTGATTGTCTCGTTGTCTTTGGTTCAACTCGGCGCAGGTTTGAGTTCACAGGAATCAGGTTTACTGACTTTAGGATATGCCATTGCGATCGTAGTGTTCATCCGTGTGGGTGAAAAACTGCTGCAAAAATTCGGCGCAAGAAAACCGATGATTTGGGGCTGCCTGATTGTAGGTTTGTCGATCATTTTGCTGATGCAAACGCAGCTGATGACCGACACGTACAAGATTCTGGCGGTTATCGCTTATACGCTTTTCGGTCTGGGACTGGCTTTTTATGCCACGCCGTCTACGGATGCTGCTTTATCAAATCTGCCCGAAGATCAGGCTGGTGCAGGATCCGGAATTTATAAAATGGCATCCTCGCTGGGCGTGGCGTTGGGCGTTGCCATTTCTGCCGCAGTATTCACGGCATTAAGCGGAAATGACGGACCGATCGAATGGATGGACGGTCTCATCAGTTTTGCTGGCCGGCAGGATAATCTCGCGGTTCGGCAAGGTGCTCTTGTCGCCTTGGGGCTGAATTTAGTTATGGTGATTTTGGCCATTATTTCAATTGTCATGACCGTTCCCAAACACCAAAAAACCAATTAA
- a CDS encoding M20 aminoacylase family protein, producing MDTAVLDKIKADKETLRSWMNHMHQTPELAMAETNTSKFITEKLHEIGGWEIADGIGKTGIVASMTVGNDEKSIGLRADFDALPIEETNHLSYKSTIPGKAHLCGHDGHTTMLLGAAKYLAETKNFNGTVRLIFQPGEETMEGARAMIEDGLFERFPVDAVFGMHNMPGLELGKFYFNTGKFMAAVDNWEIEITGKGSHGSMPELGIDPIVCGASLVMALQTIVSRNLSPWHNSVVNVGSFQSGLAGNAVPQKALLRLSIRNMDPDDRNMVLDKVRAITKAQAEAFSCEVEVREGIPGTVLVNSDEETHWAAEVAKKTFGEENVVTDAHQYMGSEDFAFMLEKKKGNYCMVGNGDTYMVHHPQYVSNQELLPVGARYWVALVENYLQ from the coding sequence ATGGACACTGCAGTTTTAGATAAAATAAAAGCGGACAAAGAAACGCTGAGATCGTGGATGAACCACATGCACCAAACGCCTGAGCTGGCAATGGCTGAAACGAATACTTCGAAATTCATAACCGAAAAGCTGCACGAAATCGGTGGTTGGGAAATTGCCGATGGTATCGGAAAAACCGGTATCGTCGCCTCTATGACTGTAGGTAACGATGAAAAATCAATAGGTTTACGCGCTGATTTTGACGCCCTTCCCATTGAAGAAACCAACCATCTTTCGTATAAAAGCACGATTCCCGGCAAGGCGCATCTCTGCGGACATGACGGCCATACGACCATGCTGCTGGGGGCGGCGAAATACTTAGCTGAAACCAAAAATTTCAACGGAACAGTCCGGCTCATCTTTCAGCCCGGTGAAGAAACGATGGAAGGTGCGCGGGCGATGATTGAAGATGGACTTTTTGAAAGATTTCCGGTAGATGCCGTGTTTGGAATGCACAATATGCCGGGTCTTGAACTCGGGAAATTTTATTTCAACACCGGGAAATTCATGGCCGCGGTAGATAACTGGGAAATTGAGATTACCGGAAAAGGCAGTCACGGCTCGATGCCCGAACTCGGCATCGACCCCATCGTGTGCGGCGCATCGCTGGTAATGGCGCTTCAGACCATCGTGTCGAGGAATCTGTCGCCGTGGCATAATTCGGTGGTGAATGTTGGTTCGTTCCAATCCGGACTTGCGGGCAATGCGGTGCCGCAGAAAGCACTTTTAAGATTAAGTATCCGAAATATGGATCCCGATGACCGTAATATGGTTTTGGATAAAGTCCGCGCAATCACAAAAGCACAAGCGGAAGCATTCAGTTGCGAGGTCGAAGTCCGTGAAGGAATTCCGGGCACGGTGCTGGTAAATTCAGATGAAGAGACACATTGGGCAGCCGAAGTGGCGAAGAAAACTTTTGGTGAAGAAAATGTCGTGACAGATGCTCATCAGTATATGGGCAGCGAGGATTTTGCGTTTATGCTCGAAAAGAAAAAAGGCAATTACTGCATGGTCGGAAACGGTGACACCTACATGGTGCATCATCCACAGTATGTTTCTAATCAGGAACTGCTGCCGGTTGGCGCAAGATATTGGGTGGCATTGGTCGAGAATTATCTTCAATAA
- a CDS encoding tetratricopeptide repeat protein, which produces MKKILLSIAVVSSAFAFAQKKEIAAAVKAVDAGDVATTNSQIAAAETAMGDKTYLVEPAVLEQYYYAKGMSLIKSGKNAEGAAYLAKMSDLGKNKIYTGRDSSKNKVYFVGKSEADKSGIQGLKEETYTPSMVSKIGGTINPLIEKANKTAMEAYTAKNYAVAAPKFKEVYDLLKAGGNDNKQYLYYAGLNYALAEQKAPAIQVYNELIDSGYTGIQTTYSAKNKKSGELEALDKVSWDLNKKLGATSEYTDFKIETSPSIEKELYETNAALLIENNQYDDALVLIEKGLKKFPSNAKLSELQGTAYYKSGKMDQFVANLKTQIEKNPNDATNWYNLGVLQSKDPNTEKDAIASYKRAVEIKPDMAQAWQNLTYVTMGDDAKAIDDYNAAKKAGKTDLANKIIEARRARLAAALPYAEKWYETDQQNIDAVSLLKGLYMSNKKEAKFQEFKAKEAAMQAGKK; this is translated from the coding sequence ATGAAAAAAATATTATTAAGCATTGCGGTCGTATCTTCTGCGTTCGCTTTTGCACAGAAAAAAGAGATTGCTGCTGCGGTTAAAGCCGTAGATGCAGGTGATGTGGCCACTACCAACAGCCAGATCGCCGCCGCCGAAACTGCCATGGGAGACAAGACCTACCTTGTGGAACCTGCCGTTTTGGAACAGTATTATTACGCAAAAGGCATGTCACTGATTAAATCAGGTAAGAATGCTGAGGGCGCTGCTTATTTAGCCAAAATGAGTGATCTCGGAAAGAATAAGATCTATACCGGTCGCGACAGCAGCAAGAACAAAGTATATTTCGTAGGGAAATCAGAAGCTGATAAATCCGGCATCCAGGGGCTGAAAGAGGAAACTTACACGCCATCTATGGTTTCAAAAATTGGTGGTACAATCAACCCACTCATCGAGAAAGCAAACAAAACTGCGATGGAAGCTTACACCGCTAAGAACTACGCAGTTGCCGCACCTAAATTCAAGGAAGTATACGACCTGCTGAAAGCGGGTGGAAATGATAACAAGCAGTACCTTTATTATGCCGGACTAAACTACGCGTTGGCCGAGCAGAAAGCACCTGCCATCCAGGTATATAACGAACTTATCGATTCTGGATATACAGGGATACAAACCACCTACAGCGCCAAAAACAAAAAATCAGGCGAACTGGAAGCTTTGGATAAAGTAAGCTGGGATCTTAATAAAAAGTTAGGCGCCACTTCGGAATATACAGATTTCAAAATCGAAACCTCACCAAGCATCGAAAAAGAGCTTTATGAGACCAACGCCGCTTTACTGATTGAAAACAACCAATATGACGATGCGCTTGTGTTAATCGAAAAAGGGCTTAAGAAATTCCCTTCTAACGCCAAACTGTCTGAACTTCAGGGGACAGCCTATTACAAATCCGGTAAGATGGATCAATTTGTGGCCAACCTGAAAACCCAGATCGAAAAGAATCCGAACGATGCCACCAATTGGTACAACCTGGGCGTATTGCAGAGCAAGGATCCTAACACCGAGAAAGACGCTATTGCTTCCTACAAAAGAGCCGTAGAAATAAAACCTGATATGGCACAGGCTTGGCAGAACCTGACGTATGTGACCATGGGTGACGACGCTAAAGCAATTGATGATTACAACGCGGCCAAGAAAGCCGGCAAAACCGATCTGGCTAATAAAATCATTGAAGCGAGAAGAGCGCGTCTGGCTGCCGCACTGCCTTATGCCGAAAAATGGTACGAAACCGACCAGCAGAATATCGACGCGGTGAGCTTACTGAAAGGTTTATACATGTCAAACAAAAAAGAAGCGAAATTCCAGGAATTTAAAGCCAAAGAAGCCGCGATGCAGGCAGGCAAAAAATAA
- the gyrA gene encoding DNA gyrase subunit A, which yields MQKEGERLIPINIVDEMKSSYIDYSMSVIVSRALPDVRDGLKPVHRRVLYGMYGLGVFSNRKYLKSARIVGDVLGKYHPHGDSSVYDAMVRMAQPWSLRYPQVDGQGNFGSMDGDPPAAMRYTEARLKKISDEVLADLDKETVDFQNNFDDSLTEPSVMPTKIPNLLVNGASGIAVGMATNMAPHNLSESVDAIVAYIDNKEITIDELMKHIIAPDFPTGGIIYGYDGVRDAFHTGRGRIMLRAKINFEEVGNRNAIIVTEVPYQVNKAEMIARTAELVKEDKIPGIYEIRDESDRQGLRIVYELKNDAIPNVVLNMLYKYTALQTSFSVNNIALVKGRPEQLNLKDIIYHFVEHRHEVVIRRTEYELKKARERAHILEGFMKVIGTQDDLDKAISIIRHSANPAEAKQGLIDEFDLSEIQAQAILDLRLARLTGMELDKIRAEYEEIMNMIRDFEDILSNEPRRYEIIKNELLEIKEKYGDERRSEIDYSGGEMSIEDLIPDEKVVLTISHAGYIKRTSLSEYKIQSRGGVGNRAATTRDEDFLEYIVAATNHQYMLFFTEKGKCFWLRVFEIPEGSKTAKGRAVQNLINIEPDDKIKAYIRTNDLKDAEYVNQMSVVMVTKNGTIKKTSLEAYSRPRTNGVNAIEIRDNDQLLSAYLTNGNSHIMIATKFGKCIRFPEEKVREVGRTSIGVRGITLEENDEVIGMIVANDLESETVLVVSEKGYGKRTAVLDYRETNRGGKGVITLNITEKTGNLIAIQNVTDEDGLMIINKSGVAIRMAMDEMRVMGRNTQGVRMINLKNNDSIAAIAKVEMDKDVEEETAETEALPASVNSDLVEFSEVPQTGNNAVSNMGDEKTLRKIEEEEERQNRNPQQDSPDQNTDEPQ from the coding sequence ATGCAAAAAGAAGGAGAAAGGTTAATTCCTATCAACATTGTTGATGAAATGAAATCCTCTTATATCGACTATTCAATGTCGGTGATCGTTTCTCGAGCGCTGCCCGATGTAAGAGATGGTTTAAAACCCGTTCACAGAAGAGTGCTTTACGGTATGTATGGACTCGGCGTTTTCTCTAACCGGAAATACCTTAAATCAGCCAGGATCGTAGGCGATGTATTAGGCAAATATCACCCCCACGGCGACTCGTCCGTATATGATGCCATGGTCCGTATGGCACAACCTTGGAGCCTGCGTTATCCACAAGTGGACGGGCAGGGGAACTTCGGTTCTATGGATGGTGACCCGCCAGCAGCCATGCGTTATACTGAGGCCAGGCTAAAGAAAATCTCGGATGAGGTACTTGCCGACCTTGATAAAGAAACGGTGGATTTTCAGAACAACTTTGATGATTCCCTTACCGAACCTTCGGTGATGCCTACGAAGATACCGAACCTGCTTGTAAATGGCGCGTCGGGTATCGCGGTAGGGATGGCGACCAATATGGCGCCACACAACCTTTCTGAAAGTGTAGATGCTATCGTAGCATATATTGATAATAAAGAAATTACCATTGATGAGCTCATGAAGCACATCATCGCGCCGGATTTCCCGACTGGTGGGATCATTTATGGCTACGACGGCGTGCGAGATGCGTTCCATACAGGCCGCGGACGTATCATGCTGCGTGCGAAGATCAATTTCGAGGAAGTCGGCAACCGTAATGCCATCATCGTTACAGAAGTGCCTTATCAGGTTAATAAAGCGGAGATGATCGCCAGAACGGCCGAACTCGTAAAAGAAGATAAAATCCCTGGCATCTACGAAATCCGTGACGAATCTGACCGTCAGGGTTTACGGATCGTTTATGAACTGAAGAACGACGCGATACCGAACGTGGTGCTGAATATGCTTTATAAATACACCGCGTTGCAAACTTCATTCAGTGTGAATAATATTGCGTTGGTGAAAGGCCGTCCGGAGCAGCTGAACCTTAAAGATATCATCTATCATTTCGTGGAACACCGCCATGAAGTAGTGATCCGCCGCACCGAATATGAATTGAAGAAAGCCCGCGAGAGAGCGCATATCCTCGAAGGCTTCATGAAGGTGATCGGTACACAGGATGATCTTGATAAAGCCATTTCCATCATCCGGCACAGTGCCAATCCGGCAGAAGCCAAGCAAGGATTGATCGATGAATTTGATCTTTCCGAAATTCAGGCACAGGCCATCCTCGATCTCCGACTGGCCAGGCTTACCGGCATGGAACTGGATAAAATCCGGGCCGAGTACGAGGAAATCATGAACATGATCCGCGATTTTGAGGATATACTCTCAAACGAGCCGCGCAGATATGAAATCATCAAGAACGAACTGCTAGAAATCAAAGAAAAATACGGCGACGAAAGACGCTCGGAAATCGACTATTCAGGTGGAGAAATGTCCATCGAAGACCTTATTCCGGATGAAAAAGTAGTGCTTACCATTTCACACGCCGGTTACATCAAACGTACTTCGCTTTCAGAATATAAAATCCAGAGCCGCGGTGGCGTAGGTAACCGTGCGGCCACTACAAGAGACGAGGATTTCCTTGAATATATCGTTGCCGCCACCAATCACCAGTACATGCTGTTCTTCACCGAAAAAGGGAAGTGTTTCTGGCTGCGGGTATTCGAGATTCCCGAAGGCTCCAAAACAGCCAAAGGACGTGCCGTACAGAACCTTATCAACATTGAGCCGGATGATAAAATAAAAGCCTACATCAGAACCAATGACCTTAAAGACGCCGAGTACGTCAACCAGATGAGTGTGGTGATGGTCACTAAGAACGGTACCATCAAGAAAACTTCGCTTGAAGCTTACTCACGCCCAAGGACCAATGGGGTCAACGCCATTGAGATCCGGGATAACGACCAACTCCTCAGCGCGTACCTCACCAACGGTAATTCCCACATAATGATCGCTACCAAGTTTGGCAAATGTATCCGTTTCCCTGAGGAGAAAGTACGGGAAGTCGGCAGAACATCCATCGGTGTGCGGGGTATTACCTTAGAGGAAAACGACGAAGTCATCGGAATGATTGTCGCCAATGATCTTGAGAGTGAAACAGTGCTGGTAGTCTCAGAAAAAGGATATGGTAAAAGAACTGCCGTGCTGGATTACCGAGAGACCAACCGTGGCGGAAAAGGGGTGATCACCCTGAATATCACCGAGAAAACGGGTAACCTAATTGCCATCCAGAATGTAACCGATGAAGACGGGCTGATGATTATCAACAAATCCGGCGTAGCGATCCGTATGGCAATGGATGAGATGCGTGTGATGGGCAGGAATACCCAGGGCGTACGCATGATCAACCTTAAAAACAACGATTCCATCGCCGCAATTGCCAAAGTAGAGATGGATAAGGATGTAGAGGAAGAGACTGCGGAAACCGAAGCTTTACCAGCCTCCGTAAACAGTGATTTGGTGGAATTCAGTGAAGTTCCGCAAACCGGCAACAATGCGGTAAGCAATATGGGCGACGAAAAAACGTTAAGGAAGATTGAAGAGGAAGAAGAAAGACAGAACAGAAACCCTCAGCAGGACTCACCAGATCAAAACACTGATGAACCCCAATAA
- a CDS encoding DUF4286 family protein gives MSVLSITFHTPADLIPAWTVFIENDLHQMAENLMDVEKYILSEVQSDMINEGKNTNLLLVFADDEKREEFLSLELKNIIERMEGKFGQDVMVFKTLLDPVKSRF, from the coding sequence ATGAGTGTTTTAAGCATCACCTTCCATACCCCTGCAGACCTGATTCCGGCCTGGACCGTCTTTATAGAGAATGACCTGCACCAAATGGCCGAAAACCTGATGGATGTGGAGAAATACATCCTCTCTGAGGTACAGAGCGACATGATCAATGAGGGTAAAAACACCAATCTGCTGCTGGTATTTGCCGATGATGAAAAGCGGGAAGAGTTCCTAAGTCTGGAGCTTAAGAATATCATCGAAAGAATGGAAGGCAAGTTCGGGCAGGATGTAATGGTCTTCAAAACACTGCTTGACCCTGTAAAATCGCGCTTTTAG
- a CDS encoding acyl-CoA reductase translates to MNRHQQIVGLCRLGEFFVDFLKKEPHQYTSEEDYLAALLRKSEIGNPWFTQENQRHALESWANLLTESQLNAWLSPYKVPQTSKRVGLILAGNIPMVGFHDVLAVVLSNHTAVIKPSSKDRQLLPFLMGKWKEFSGGNVKYEFVEKLDNFDAVIATGSNNTARYLEYYFKDYLSIIRKNRTSIAVLGGDETDDELKLLAEDIFRYFGLGCRNVTRLLIPENFEISRLFENFINFKEVINHHKYANNYEYNRAVYLLNQEKFWDNNFVMLKEDEQLFSPLSVINFSRYNDLGEVRAFVAEHENDIQAVVSNVDLGFETVPLGKAQQPGLSTYADHVDTMRFLEVI, encoded by the coding sequence ATGAACAGACACCAGCAGATTGTAGGACTTTGCCGTTTAGGAGAATTTTTTGTTGATTTTTTGAAGAAAGAACCGCATCAATACACTTCAGAGGAAGATTATTTGGCAGCCTTACTCCGAAAATCTGAGATTGGAAATCCTTGGTTTACGCAGGAAAACCAACGTCATGCACTTGAAAGTTGGGCAAATCTGCTTACGGAATCTCAACTGAATGCCTGGCTGAGTCCCTATAAAGTGCCACAGACCAGTAAACGTGTCGGCCTCATACTTGCCGGGAACATCCCTATGGTGGGCTTTCACGATGTATTGGCTGTTGTCTTAAGCAATCATACCGCGGTAATCAAGCCGTCGTCAAAGGACAGACAGTTACTGCCGTTTCTCATGGGAAAATGGAAGGAATTTTCTGGTGGAAACGTAAAATATGAGTTTGTTGAAAAACTCGATAATTTTGATGCGGTGATCGCTACAGGCAGCAACAATACCGCCCGATATCTGGAGTATTATTTTAAGGATTATCTAAGCATTATCCGTAAAAATCGCACTTCCATAGCTGTATTGGGTGGAGATGAAACCGACGATGAACTGAAACTGTTGGCGGAAGACATCTTCCGCTATTTCGGGTTGGGTTGTCGGAATGTGACGCGACTCCTGATTCCGGAAAACTTTGAAATCTCACGGCTTTTTGAAAATTTCATCAACTTTAAAGAGGTCATCAATCACCATAAATACGCCAACAATTACGAATACAACCGTGCGGTATATCTGTTGAATCAAGAGAAATTTTGGGACAATAATTTTGTGATGCTGAAAGAAGATGAGCAGCTGTTCTCGCCACTCTCAGTAATCAATTTTTCACGGTACAATGATCTGGGTGAAGTGCGCGCATTCGTGGCGGAACATGAAAATGACATCCAGGCGGTGGTAAGCAACGTAGATCTAGGTTTCGAGACGGTGCCGTTGGGGAAAGCGCAGCAGCCCGGTTTATCCACCTATGCCGACCATGTGGATACGATGAGATTTCTTGAAGTGATCTAA
- a CDS encoding CinA family protein: MNFQDNKNLAQVAVQMRKQKLTLAVAESCTSGLLQTVFSQAENSMAFFQGGLTAYNEGQKAKQLNINPIFAEECNSVSKDIAEKMALEISRKFNAELGISITGYAEPIPEEGINNSFAYISIAKEGKTVLSRKIMGEKNKSLAENQEIYAIKIIDALLEVLT; the protein is encoded by the coding sequence ATGAATTTTCAAGATAACAAAAACCTTGCCCAAGTCGCTGTGCAGATGCGTAAACAGAAACTCACCCTGGCGGTGGCTGAAAGTTGTACTTCTGGCCTTCTGCAGACTGTTTTTTCACAGGCAGAAAACTCCATGGCTTTCTTTCAGGGCGGCCTAACTGCCTATAATGAAGGCCAAAAAGCCAAGCAGTTGAACATCAATCCTATTTTTGCGGAAGAATGCAACTCGGTCTCTAAGGATATTGCTGAAAAAATGGCGCTGGAGATTTCACGGAAGTTTAATGCAGAGCTTGGTATTTCCATCACCGGATACGCTGAACCTATCCCTGAAGAAGGCATCAATAACAGTTTTGCTTACATTTCAATCGCTAAAGAAGGCAAGACAGTATTGTCAAGAAAAATTATGGGGGAAAAGAATAAATCCTTAGCTGAAAACCAGGAGATTTATGCGATAAAAATCATTGATGCGTTGCTTGAAGTGCTTACATAA
- a CDS encoding FAD-dependent oxidoreductase, with product MNRDGYNKSIWENVKFAPQNTAYELEIYDTVIVGAGITGLTLGLELQQRGQRCLILEQQNIGFGTTGGTTAHINTFFDESYDRLISKFGEDKAQTIADHAVKVPEKIKQIIQQHQIDCEFDVCKFYLFSAEKNRTNN from the coding sequence ATGAATAGAGACGGCTATAACAAAAGTATCTGGGAAAATGTGAAGTTTGCCCCACAAAATACAGCCTATGAACTCGAAATTTACGACACTGTTATTGTAGGTGCAGGCATTACCGGACTTACCTTGGGGCTTGAACTGCAACAGCGTGGCCAGCGGTGCCTTATTCTTGAGCAACAAAACATTGGTTTCGGTACCACTGGTGGCACTACCGCGCACATCAATACCTTTTTTGATGAATCTTATGACCGGCTTATCAGTAAATTTGGTGAAGATAAAGCACAGACGATCGCGGATCATGCGGTGAAGGTACCTGAAAAGATTAAACAAATCATACAGCAACACCAGATAGATTGTGAATTTGATGTATGTAAATTTTACCTTTTCAGCGCTGAAAAAAACAGGACAAACAACTAG
- a CDS encoding FAD-dependent oxidoreductase translates to MLEAHEQLDVPSRSVDEIPFTVPFRKAIEIDGQAQFHPLKYIKGLAAAFVEKGGKIRTEARVVEHEAKEQYIQIACANATYRGKNLVWATHIPPGMNRFSALTAPYRSYALAAKLATSPAQMAQAADLYDLYHYFRYHQAEDGYYLIVGGFDHKTGHEDDTEKPFDDLVNYATENFTFTEIVSKWSSQFYVPVDGLPYIGKMPGEENIFVATGYNGNGMTWGTLAGSILADVILGKENELGDIVSPDRIEVTASAKEFVKENADAVFHLIRDQFTADNKSVLEELLPGEGKVINYNSQRVAAYKTEKGNLELVSAVCPHMGCIVNFNNSEKTWDCPCHGSRFKTCGELITGPSLTGLKEI, encoded by the coding sequence ATCCTCGAAGCGCATGAGCAGTTGGATGTACCATCACGCAGCGTGGATGAGATTCCGTTTACTGTACCGTTCCGTAAAGCGATTGAGATCGACGGGCAGGCACAGTTCCATCCCCTTAAATACATCAAAGGTCTCGCCGCTGCATTCGTTGAAAAAGGCGGTAAAATAAGAACCGAAGCCCGCGTTGTAGAACACGAAGCCAAAGAACAATACATCCAGATCGCGTGCGCAAATGCAACCTATCGTGGTAAAAACTTGGTTTGGGCCACACACATACCGCCAGGGATGAACCGTTTCAGTGCCCTCACCGCTCCCTACAGAAGTTACGCACTGGCCGCGAAATTAGCCACATCACCGGCACAGATGGCACAGGCCGCTGACCTGTACGATCTTTACCATTACTTCCGGTATCATCAGGCTGAAGATGGCTATTATCTGATCGTAGGCGGTTTCGATCATAAAACAGGTCATGAAGATGATACTGAAAAACCTTTTGATGACCTCGTTAACTATGCCACAGAAAATTTCACTTTCACAGAAATCGTATCGAAATGGTCGTCACAGTTCTATGTTCCGGTAGATGGTTTGCCTTATATCGGTAAAATGCCCGGGGAAGAAAATATATTCGTGGCTACAGGTTATAACGGAAATGGCATGACTTGGGGTACCCTAGCCGGAAGCATACTGGCTGATGTGATTTTAGGTAAAGAGAATGAACTTGGCGACATTGTTTCTCCAGACCGAATTGAAGTTACCGCCAGCGCCAAAGAATTTGTTAAGGAAAATGCAGATGCTGTTTTCCACCTGATCCGTGATCAATTTACCGCTGATAACAAAAGTGTTTTAGAGGAACTGCTGCCAGGCGAAGGCAAAGTCATCAATTATAATTCGCAACGGGTGGCCGCATACAAAACCGAAAAAGGAAATCTCGAACTTGTTTCGGCTGTTTGTCCACACATGGGCTGTATCGTAAACTTTAATAATTCAGAGAAAACATGGGACTGCCCTTGTCACGGGTCACGTTTTAAGACATGTGGCGAACTGATTACAGGACCCTCATTAACCGGACTAAAAGAAATCTAA
- a CDS encoding 4Fe-4S binding protein gives MAIKITDECINCGACEPECPNNAIYEGAVDWKASEGTALKGRVVMKSGLTIDADEPQEPVSDDIYFIVTDKCTECIGFHEEPQCAAVCPVDCCVPDEDHVESEESLLNKKAFLHGE, from the coding sequence ATGGCTATCAAAATAACTGATGAATGTATAAACTGTGGTGCCTGTGAGCCAGAATGTCCTAACAATGCGATATACGAAGGCGCGGTGGACTGGAAGGCCTCTGAAGGGACAGCACTGAAAGGAAGAGTGGTGATGAAGTCCGGACTTACCATTGATGCTGATGAGCCACAGGAACCAGTAAGCGACGACATCTATTTCATTGTCACCGATAAATGTACCGAATGTATAGGCTTCCATGAAGAGCCACAATGCGCAGCGGTTTGCCCGGTAGACTGTTGTGTGCCCGATGAAGACCATGTAGAGTCTGAGGAAAGCCTCTTGAACAAAAAAGCTTTCTTACACGGAGAATAA